A stretch of Roseibium porphyridii DNA encodes these proteins:
- a CDS encoding type I polyketide synthase — protein sequence MASLTSNINILGYSTRLPGANDSGEFWSLLKNGECAVSSVSPERWPLTRFSHPSQSTSGKTYTWAAGQLDDVWGFDPSFFGISPREAVQMDPQQRLLLQLVWEALEHANMRPSDLAGSNTGVYVGASSLDYHHRFLVDPAMADMQFMTGNTLSIVSNRISYIYDLRGPSFTVDTACSSSIVALHEAVSAIESGQIDTAIVCGVSLLLSPFAFVGFSRATMLSPTGLCQAFDANGDGYVRSEGGAVLVLRADRAGIPEGSKSHGKLLATGINADGRTVGLSLPSPYAQADLLREIYDGLEIDPSELAFVEAHGTGTRVGDPAEADALGKVIGQKRSDVLPIGSVKTNVGHLEPVSGLIGLLKSVMALREDTFPKSLHFNTPNPDIPFDELNLKVADQAVSLERNGKRRLAGINSFGFGGTNAHAIIGDPDPLPVLRKKKSKQSLTAEAPLVVSARSKEALQELAGRYLDFLSDEPNESVADLISTSAHARDLLSERLVVLGKTKSEKADALRAFSEDGNESDNLIAGSIIKPDAKVGFVFSGNGSQWAGMGQEAYQADIAFRNSFDKVDKIFMGLSGWSLVTTLFAEDLESDLERSEVAQPLLFAIQVAIVEALRDRGIEASGTTGHSVGEVAAAWCAGALDLEQAVKVIRARSSEQEVVRDLGSMGALLLPAEKAVEAIKESGLPRLELAADNSPRSVTISGDSESLDAFAKFARKKKWAMRKLNLAYPFHSALVDPIEKPLLAALKGLKPSHAALPFYSTVTPELPDAKVSAEYWWKNVRQPVKFAAAIENMAADDFSVLVEIGPKAVLGTYVNDVLRSKGKKAKFLETLKEPSKSSEASEGNPLDRIAASILANGGVTELEKYVGPKPARLRPLPSYPWQNSEYRPENSPEHIDFMFGQNWPLLGHRLRKDTAEWFNHIDSGSLPFLQDHKVEDSVVFPAAGYIEMSLRAALRWTQGEIIELRDFDIVRPLVIEGDEVWETQVRISPDDSVVEILSRPRLSDNDWSLNARGTFITPSTSSRTPWLKTGEQSVSQLSHDELYKITETFGLNYGPAFRRADKVVKHSDTTATVSLLGQDSTVEPLSFALCPTLVDAGFHGLFALLDGVEDIPQNTSFLPIRLGTLRLLAPDTRPTTVRIEVTKASPRSIEASFEFLDADGLTVARLNKSRFKAVTLGQDVRPDDLVYRQIASILPESDRTSPLEQTFKGIEALAADLGLAGSDNEELDDSRVLIEALGRTIAHQTLFNKFGTRIVRVPDLMASGELHETSGPLASTLFLWLCESGLCNEGENGFDLKNPEEFPSSAELLQALTDGGGEHIAEAALLARLWTGLETILSDGLEDTANKLYSSSLFEAYKASSPGKRALTDALQKCALKSVETWPKDQVLRILLVGATSALAANLDTVLDPTHMALTVTDATSAQVGRGERLWQGSSATEFVEPTEADFKFDNYFDIILFDTSLADIEAETLKRFASSALTNGLILAAEALPHPLIDMIMGVGSSWWDDTATAEFPVTKQQSDWTKPLEAAGFRLVESVPLKSAQIEADLIAARAPESVSDETTNADSAASNAQELQKSYLLLTDADGTSHRLAEGLKSCLERNGHTATLLVPGEVTEELGEDIWSAALDADKLSTSPDVALNKLLADHQGRVVHLLGSYADDTDALKSVDTRAYSLMALLKALGPNTGEFTLVSPAGAQDIAGGKSAVPSQAGIWAFGRVVMNEYPDANLKLIDVSPDLEPGIAAARVADEILIENCEREIVLNSETRSGIRLLRGGVLPEATLPEGARPAMMLDIQRQGSLDQLKWQAVERKPLQGSDVEIAVDASGLNFRDVMWALGLLPEEALEDGFAGPTLGMECCGHVVGCGPDVTRFQPGDKVITFAPACFATHVTVAEAGCAPMPRTVSPEEAATIPVTFLTAYYALVHLAELSKDDTVLIHGGAGGVGLAALQIAKWRGAKIIATAGSEDKRNTLTLLGADVVLDSRSLAFVDAVMEETRGEGVDVVLNSLFGEAMERSIEVLKPFGRFLELGKRDYYSNTRIGLRPFRQNLTYFGIDADQLLTRQPQLAVDLFVKLVELFEDGVLKPLPHRVFEASDAVDAFRLMQQAGHIGKIVIRPPQVPEAVATQSVVEFDGDAVYVIAGGFGGFGAALLHRLADHGARNLAVLSRRGATSDEAKAVIRELEERKVSIDGISCDITDEDAVRTALREIRARGKQIKGVFHTAMVLNDVLLANMDHDGLTSVLAPKIRGAELLDRFTEDDPLDHFVLYSSATTLVGNPGQANYVAANGYLEGLARRRRAEGKPGLAVAWGAISDAGYLARNEDVNEMLSRKLGRHALTAKEALDGLMSLLAQSATHDVSQASVGFARIDWQAARKDLTLVGTPLVSLLGLGDEDDAGADGMVDLAAMLEGMDQVTAAQTVAKLLAAEIGKILRIAPEEIDPHKPLSDIGMDSLMALELRMSAERQLGIDIPLMSLANGATLIDLSGRVANRVLGEENATGISDETQQLASLHMDDERPETEDLSDVAAEVENKSRELGSFL from the coding sequence GTGGCGTCTCTTACCTCAAACATAAACATTCTCGGTTATTCTACGCGTCTCCCAGGTGCCAATGATTCTGGTGAATTCTGGTCTCTTTTGAAGAATGGCGAATGTGCAGTGAGTTCCGTATCGCCGGAACGCTGGCCGCTGACACGTTTTTCACATCCTTCACAATCCACTTCCGGAAAAACGTATACTTGGGCAGCCGGGCAACTTGATGATGTCTGGGGCTTCGACCCATCATTTTTTGGCATTTCCCCACGGGAAGCGGTCCAAATGGACCCACAGCAAAGATTGCTTCTTCAGTTGGTTTGGGAAGCACTTGAACATGCGAATATGCGTCCGAGCGATCTGGCTGGTTCAAATACCGGGGTTTATGTAGGCGCATCCTCATTGGATTACCACCATCGTTTTTTGGTGGATCCTGCAATGGCCGACATGCAATTCATGACCGGCAATACGCTGTCCATTGTCTCAAACCGTATTTCTTACATTTACGATCTTAGGGGCCCAAGCTTCACCGTTGATACAGCTTGTTCCTCCTCCATCGTCGCCTTGCATGAAGCCGTGTCCGCCATCGAAAGTGGACAGATTGACACCGCTATTGTTTGCGGCGTCAGCCTGCTTCTCAGTCCATTTGCCTTTGTCGGCTTCTCAAGGGCGACAATGCTCTCGCCGACCGGTCTCTGTCAGGCTTTTGACGCCAACGGCGATGGATATGTGCGTTCGGAAGGTGGCGCAGTACTGGTTTTGCGGGCAGACCGCGCAGGAATACCAGAAGGCTCCAAAAGCCACGGAAAATTGCTGGCAACCGGGATTAACGCCGACGGAAGAACAGTAGGTCTGTCGCTGCCCTCTCCCTATGCCCAAGCAGATCTGCTTCGGGAGATTTATGACGGTCTGGAAATAGATCCTTCAGAACTTGCCTTTGTCGAAGCGCACGGGACTGGAACGCGAGTTGGTGACCCGGCTGAAGCAGACGCACTTGGCAAGGTCATTGGCCAAAAACGAAGCGATGTTCTTCCGATCGGCTCGGTGAAAACAAATGTTGGTCACCTTGAGCCCGTGTCTGGCCTGATAGGCTTGCTGAAATCCGTCATGGCGCTTCGGGAAGACACTTTTCCGAAGTCCCTGCATTTCAACACGCCTAATCCGGATATCCCTTTTGATGAACTGAACCTGAAGGTCGCCGATCAAGCCGTTTCGCTTGAGCGAAATGGGAAACGCAGACTGGCGGGGATCAATTCCTTCGGCTTTGGCGGTACCAACGCTCATGCCATCATTGGTGACCCGGACCCGCTTCCCGTTCTACGGAAAAAGAAATCAAAGCAATCGCTTACGGCTGAAGCCCCACTTGTCGTCAGCGCTCGTTCCAAGGAAGCGCTTCAAGAGCTGGCCGGTAGGTATCTGGACTTTCTATCAGACGAGCCAAATGAAAGTGTTGCAGACCTGATTTCGACGAGCGCTCACGCCCGTGATCTACTGTCAGAACGGCTTGTCGTTCTGGGAAAGACGAAGTCGGAAAAAGCGGATGCTCTTCGTGCATTTTCTGAAGACGGAAATGAAAGTGACAATCTGATTGCCGGAAGCATCATCAAGCCTGATGCCAAGGTTGGGTTTGTCTTTTCCGGGAATGGTTCACAATGGGCTGGTATGGGCCAAGAGGCCTATCAGGCAGACATTGCATTCCGGAATTCTTTCGACAAGGTCGACAAGATTTTCATGGGGCTCAGCGGATGGTCCCTTGTCACCACACTCTTTGCAGAAGATCTGGAAAGCGATCTGGAAAGGTCCGAGGTCGCGCAACCGCTTCTGTTTGCAATTCAGGTTGCCATTGTAGAAGCCTTGCGGGACAGAGGCATTGAGGCCTCGGGCACAACCGGTCATTCAGTCGGTGAGGTTGCGGCTGCTTGGTGTGCCGGCGCGCTTGATCTTGAGCAGGCCGTTAAAGTCATTAGAGCCCGATCAAGCGAACAGGAGGTTGTCCGCGACCTCGGTTCTATGGGAGCATTGCTGCTTCCAGCGGAAAAAGCTGTTGAAGCCATCAAGGAGAGCGGCTTACCCCGTTTGGAGCTGGCGGCTGATAACAGTCCTCGCAGTGTCACCATTTCGGGCGATAGTGAGAGCCTTGACGCGTTTGCCAAATTCGCACGGAAAAAGAAATGGGCCATGCGGAAGCTCAATCTGGCATATCCCTTCCACAGTGCGCTTGTTGACCCGATTGAAAAACCACTATTGGCGGCTCTCAAAGGCCTGAAACCCTCGCACGCCGCTCTTCCCTTTTATTCGACGGTGACGCCAGAGTTGCCCGACGCCAAGGTGTCGGCCGAGTACTGGTGGAAAAATGTGCGCCAGCCCGTGAAATTTGCAGCTGCAATTGAAAACATGGCAGCCGACGATTTCTCAGTGTTGGTTGAAATTGGCCCCAAGGCCGTATTGGGCACATATGTGAATGACGTCCTGCGTTCGAAAGGCAAGAAGGCCAAATTCCTGGAAACGCTGAAGGAGCCATCGAAGAGCTCTGAAGCGAGTGAAGGCAATCCACTTGACCGGATTGCCGCGTCGATCCTTGCAAATGGTGGCGTTACCGAACTTGAAAAATATGTGGGGCCGAAACCTGCGCGTTTGCGCCCACTTCCTTCCTACCCCTGGCAAAATTCGGAATATCGGCCAGAAAACAGTCCTGAGCACATTGATTTTATGTTTGGCCAAAACTGGCCCTTGCTCGGACACAGGCTCCGCAAAGACACTGCGGAATGGTTCAACCATATTGACAGCGGCTCTCTTCCCTTCCTTCAGGATCACAAGGTTGAGGACAGTGTTGTGTTTCCCGCGGCCGGTTATATCGAGATGAGCCTTCGCGCGGCTTTGCGCTGGACGCAGGGCGAAATAATTGAATTGCGAGATTTCGACATTGTTCGTCCTCTGGTGATTGAAGGCGACGAAGTCTGGGAAACGCAAGTCAGAATTTCTCCCGACGACAGTGTTGTTGAAATACTGTCAAGGCCAAGGCTCTCCGACAATGACTGGTCCTTGAATGCCCGGGGAACCTTTATCACGCCATCGACTTCGTCCCGGACACCGTGGCTCAAGACTGGCGAGCAGTCGGTTTCCCAGTTGAGCCATGACGAACTCTACAAGATAACGGAGACCTTCGGCCTGAATTACGGGCCTGCATTCCGTCGCGCCGACAAAGTCGTAAAGCATAGCGATACAACTGCGACTGTCTCCCTTCTTGGCCAGGATAGCACTGTTGAGCCGCTATCATTTGCTCTTTGTCCAACTCTTGTCGATGCCGGTTTCCATGGTCTTTTCGCCCTGCTGGACGGTGTTGAAGATATCCCGCAAAATACGTCGTTCCTGCCAATCAGATTGGGTACGCTTCGGCTTTTGGCGCCGGACACCAGACCGACCACCGTTCGAATTGAAGTCACCAAAGCCTCACCTCGATCAATCGAGGCAAGTTTCGAGTTTCTCGACGCTGATGGTCTGACTGTCGCTCGTCTGAACAAGTCTCGATTCAAAGCTGTCACACTTGGGCAGGATGTGAGGCCGGATGACCTGGTTTACCGGCAGATAGCATCCATTCTTCCGGAGAGTGATCGAACATCTCCGCTAGAACAAACGTTCAAGGGAATTGAGGCGCTGGCAGCAGACCTCGGACTTGCAGGTTCTGATAATGAGGAGCTTGATGACAGCCGAGTGCTGATTGAGGCACTTGGCAGAACGATTGCCCATCAAACTCTCTTCAATAAGTTCGGCACTCGAATTGTCCGGGTTCCGGATTTGATGGCTTCCGGCGAGTTGCATGAAACCTCGGGTCCGCTTGCTTCCACTTTATTCCTATGGCTGTGCGAAAGCGGCCTTTGCAACGAAGGTGAAAACGGCTTCGACCTCAAGAACCCTGAAGAATTTCCGTCTTCGGCAGAACTGCTGCAAGCACTGACAGACGGCGGTGGTGAACACATAGCCGAGGCCGCCCTTCTTGCACGTCTTTGGACAGGACTTGAAACTATCCTATCCGATGGTTTGGAGGACACTGCCAACAAACTCTATTCCTCCAGCCTGTTTGAGGCCTACAAGGCTTCTTCGCCTGGGAAACGCGCTTTGACCGACGCGCTCCAGAAATGCGCACTGAAATCCGTAGAGACTTGGCCGAAAGACCAAGTGCTTCGGATTTTGCTTGTTGGTGCAACAAGCGCGCTTGCCGCAAATCTCGACACAGTCCTAGATCCGACACATATGGCCCTGACTGTGACCGATGCGACTTCAGCGCAAGTCGGGCGCGGTGAACGTCTTTGGCAAGGTTCGTCTGCAACTGAATTTGTCGAGCCAACAGAAGCCGACTTCAAGTTTGACAATTATTTCGACATCATACTTTTCGATACGTCTCTTGCAGACATCGAAGCTGAAACGCTTAAACGGTTTGCGAGTTCAGCATTGACCAATGGCCTGATCCTTGCGGCTGAGGCTTTGCCACACCCATTGATCGATATGATCATGGGTGTTGGAAGTTCCTGGTGGGACGATACGGCAACGGCGGAATTCCCGGTAACCAAGCAACAAAGCGACTGGACCAAACCACTGGAAGCCGCAGGTTTCCGATTGGTTGAAAGTGTACCGCTAAAGAGTGCACAAATCGAAGCCGACTTGATTGCCGCTCGTGCGCCTGAGAGTGTTTCTGATGAGACCACGAACGCCGACTCAGCTGCTTCAAACGCTCAAGAATTACAAAAATCTTACCTGCTACTGACCGATGCAGATGGTACTTCACATCGGCTTGCCGAGGGGCTGAAGTCTTGCCTTGAACGCAATGGTCACACGGCAACCCTGTTGGTTCCTGGCGAAGTTACAGAAGAACTTGGTGAGGACATATGGAGTGCGGCACTCGACGCAGACAAGCTGAGCACATCCCCCGATGTCGCCTTGAACAAGCTGTTGGCCGATCATCAAGGACGGGTCGTTCATTTATTGGGCTCATACGCCGACGACACAGATGCACTGAAATCTGTTGACACAAGAGCCTACAGCCTCATGGCTTTACTCAAGGCACTTGGGCCGAATACTGGCGAATTTACACTTGTTTCTCCGGCCGGTGCTCAGGACATTGCAGGTGGCAAGTCTGCAGTGCCCAGTCAGGCAGGGATCTGGGCATTTGGCCGGGTAGTTATGAACGAGTACCCTGATGCCAACTTGAAACTGATCGATGTCTCTCCAGACCTGGAACCGGGTATAGCGGCGGCACGCGTTGCCGACGAAATACTGATCGAGAACTGCGAGAGAGAAATCGTCCTAAACAGCGAAACTCGATCAGGTATTCGGCTCCTCAGAGGTGGTGTTCTGCCGGAAGCAACTCTTCCGGAAGGTGCTCGACCGGCAATGATGCTTGATATCCAGAGGCAAGGGTCGCTGGATCAGCTGAAATGGCAAGCCGTTGAACGCAAGCCCTTGCAAGGAAGCGACGTTGAGATTGCGGTCGACGCCAGCGGATTGAATTTCCGTGACGTGATGTGGGCTCTTGGATTGTTGCCGGAAGAAGCGCTCGAAGATGGCTTTGCGGGGCCTACACTCGGAATGGAATGCTGCGGACACGTTGTCGGTTGCGGACCAGACGTGACACGCTTCCAGCCCGGCGACAAAGTTATTACCTTTGCACCTGCTTGTTTTGCAACACATGTCACAGTCGCAGAAGCCGGATGCGCCCCCATGCCTCGTACGGTTTCGCCCGAAGAGGCAGCAACAATTCCAGTGACCTTCCTGACTGCATATTATGCACTGGTGCATCTTGCTGAATTGTCAAAGGACGACACTGTCCTGATACATGGTGGCGCTGGTGGTGTTGGTCTGGCTGCACTGCAGATCGCAAAGTGGCGCGGTGCCAAAATTATCGCAACCGCGGGATCTGAAGACAAGCGCAACACTCTGACATTACTTGGCGCAGACGTCGTCCTCGACTCGCGCAGCCTGGCTTTTGTCGATGCTGTGATGGAGGAAACACGAGGCGAAGGCGTCGACGTTGTTCTGAATTCTCTCTTCGGCGAAGCGATGGAACGCAGTATAGAAGTGCTGAAGCCGTTTGGACGTTTCCTGGAGCTTGGAAAACGAGACTATTACAGTAACACGCGTATCGGTCTCCGGCCATTCAGGCAGAATCTGACCTATTTCGGCATAGACGCCGACCAGCTTCTGACGCGTCAGCCTCAATTGGCAGTCGACCTTTTTGTCAAGTTGGTTGAATTGTTTGAAGATGGCGTTCTAAAACCGCTCCCTCACCGCGTATTCGAAGCATCAGACGCAGTCGACGCATTTCGTCTTATGCAACAGGCCGGGCATATCGGAAAAATTGTGATCCGTCCGCCGCAGGTTCCAGAGGCAGTCGCCACCCAATCTGTCGTCGAGTTCGATGGCGACGCTGTTTACGTCATTGCCGGGGGCTTCGGTGGCTTTGGTGCAGCTCTCTTGCATCGGCTTGCCGATCATGGTGCCAGAAATCTCGCTGTCCTAAGCCGACGTGGCGCGACCAGTGACGAAGCTAAGGCCGTCATTCGTGAACTTGAGGAACGCAAGGTTTCCATTGACGGCATCTCATGCGACATCACCGATGAAGACGCTGTAAGAACTGCTCTCAGAGAAATCCGGGCTCGTGGAAAACAGATCAAAGGCGTCTTCCACACTGCGATGGTACTCAACGACGTCTTGCTCGCTAACATGGATCATGACGGTCTGACAAGCGTTCTTGCACCCAAGATTCGCGGCGCAGAGCTTCTGGACCGATTTACTGAAGACGATCCACTTGACCATTTCGTGCTGTATTCGTCTGCTACTACGCTTGTCGGAAATCCAGGACAGGCAAATTACGTTGCTGCGAACGGGTATCTGGAAGGCTTGGCACGCCGGAGGCGTGCAGAGGGCAAGCCTGGGCTGGCGGTTGCCTGGGGTGCAATCTCCGACGCTGGGTATTTGGCTCGAAATGAAGACGTCAACGAGATGCTGTCTCGCAAGCTGGGTCGTCATGCATTGACTGCCAAGGAGGCGCTTGACGGTCTTATGTCGCTACTTGCGCAGTCCGCAACCCATGACGTCTCACAGGCTTCCGTCGGTTTTGCGCGGATCGACTGGCAAGCTGCCCGCAAAGACCTAACGCTGGTTGGAACACCACTGGTCAGCCTGTTGGGACTTGGCGACGAAGACGACGCCGGCGCAGATGGGATGGTTGATCTGGCAGCAATGCTTGAAGGCATGGATCAAGTTACAGCCGCACAAACTGTCGCCAAGTTGCTAGCTGCCGAAATCGGTAAGATCTTGAGGATTGCACCTGAGGAAATTGATCCGCACAAGCCTTTGTCTGATATTGGCATGGATTCCTTGATGGCTCTGGAGCTGCGCATGAGCGCCGAACGGCAGTTGGGTATCGATATACCGCTTATGTCTCTTGCGAACGGAGCTACACTCATCGATCTTTCTGGTCGGGTCGCCAACCGTGTGCTCGGCGAAGAAAATGCAACAGGCATCTCCGACGAGACACAACAACTTGCAAGCTTGCATATGGACGACGAACGGCCGGAAACAGAAGATCTTTCAGACGTTGCAGCAGAAGTTGAAAACAAAAGCCGGGAACTTGGTTCTTTCCTGTAA
- a CDS encoding aminotransferase class I/II-fold pyridoxal phosphate-dependent enzyme: MGADDRAKLMDSLKANRRSTRGRASDAPARKKPAAPKRKVYDFKELPQIKQLQMHKAAADMMGIENPFFRPHDGLASGTSVIEGSNYDNFASYNYIGLNGHPKVNAAATAAVEHFGTSVSASRIVAGERPFHAELEAILARIHGVESSVVMVSGHATNVTTIGHLMHKGDLILTDSFVHNSIAEGARLSGATRMNFPHDNLDALEKLLADHRHKFDKVLVIVEGLYSMDGDFPDLKRVIALKQAYDAWLMVDEAHSIGVLGKTGRGISEHFDIDPNEVEIWMGTLSKTFSSCGGYIAGSKVLCDYLKVSAPGFVFSVGMSAALAGAAIASAELMLQEPERVTKLQKNGALFLKLAKEANLNTGPSAGYAVVPVIVGDSASAATLSNRLLARGINALPIIFPAVPEKSARIRFFITSEHTPEQIERAVQATVEELDAMRSDGTAVDRLIKAAR; this comes from the coding sequence ATGGGCGCAGACGATCGCGCCAAGCTGATGGACAGCTTGAAAGCAAACCGACGCTCCACAAGGGGGCGCGCCTCAGATGCCCCTGCCCGCAAAAAACCGGCGGCGCCGAAGCGCAAGGTTTACGACTTTAAGGAACTTCCGCAAATCAAGCAGCTGCAGATGCACAAGGCCGCTGCTGACATGATGGGTATTGAAAACCCGTTTTTCAGGCCCCACGACGGATTGGCATCTGGCACGAGCGTAATTGAAGGCAGCAACTATGATAATTTTGCATCCTACAATTACATTGGCTTGAACGGTCATCCAAAAGTGAATGCGGCCGCCACAGCTGCAGTCGAACACTTTGGAACAAGTGTTTCGGCCAGCCGGATTGTTGCTGGCGAGCGACCATTCCATGCGGAACTCGAAGCCATTCTTGCACGCATTCACGGTGTTGAGTCTTCGGTGGTCATGGTGTCGGGCCATGCAACAAATGTAACTACGATCGGTCACCTGATGCACAAAGGAGATCTGATTTTGACAGATTCCTTCGTGCACAACTCGATTGCCGAAGGCGCCAGGCTCTCCGGCGCCACACGCATGAATTTCCCGCATGACAACCTCGATGCATTGGAAAAGCTCTTAGCTGACCACAGGCACAAATTCGACAAAGTGCTGGTGATCGTCGAAGGCCTTTATTCAATGGATGGAGACTTTCCGGATCTCAAGCGCGTGATTGCGCTCAAACAGGCTTACGATGCCTGGCTAATGGTTGACGAAGCCCATTCTATCGGTGTGTTGGGAAAAACTGGCAGAGGCATTTCTGAACATTTCGACATCGACCCGAATGAAGTTGAAATATGGATGGGAACGCTTAGCAAGACATTTTCGTCATGCGGAGGCTACATTGCTGGCTCGAAAGTCCTTTGCGACTACTTGAAAGTCTCAGCACCCGGATTTGTTTTTTCAGTCGGAATGTCCGCGGCATTGGCTGGAGCGGCCATTGCGTCAGCTGAACTGATGCTTCAGGAGCCGGAGCGCGTAACAAAACTTCAAAAAAACGGGGCACTGTTCTTAAAGCTAGCAAAAGAAGCGAACCTCAACACAGGACCCAGTGCCGGCTATGCTGTGGTGCCTGTCATTGTCGGCGATTCTGCGAGCGCAGCAACACTGTCAAACAGATTGCTAGCAAGGGGAATAAACGCACTACCGATCATCTTCCCAGCAGTTCCAGAGAAGTCAGCGCGCATTCGCTTTTTCATTACTAGTGAACACACTCCAGAACAAATCGAGCGGGCAGTTCAAGCAACTGTCGAAGAACTTGACGCCATGCGTTCAGATGGCACCGCTGTCGACAGACTCATCAAGGCTGCCAGATAA
- a CDS encoding SDR family NAD(P)-dependent oxidoreductase — MTIRDTRVIVLTGASGGIGQALAREFAKENVYFALIARDEARLHPLLQEIRALGSDGEIAAIDIRDRQEIHEFLHDLDGRHPIDLVIANAGVTAGLGPNRTRESDQDSDRQIDVNYKGVVNTVTGAVGALQKRGKGQIVLMSSLAGMRALPDMPSYSATKAAVIAYGHALRGWLKPFGVAVTIICPGFVTSPMSERHKGAKPFEISAEKAARHMRRAINRQQAFYAFPFILAMAIRLQNLLPAKIGDLFLGGFEADIEQDPRYLNKKGS; from the coding sequence ATGACAATAAGGGATACCAGGGTCATCGTTTTGACGGGTGCAAGTGGCGGTATAGGGCAAGCGCTTGCACGTGAATTCGCGAAGGAAAACGTCTATTTCGCTCTAATCGCAAGGGATGAAGCGCGCTTGCATCCCTTATTGCAAGAGATACGCGCACTCGGCTCGGATGGTGAAATTGCAGCGATCGATATTCGCGATCGTCAAGAAATACATGAATTTTTGCATGACCTTGATGGGCGTCATCCAATCGATCTCGTCATCGCAAACGCAGGCGTGACTGCAGGCCTTGGTCCCAACAGAACGAGAGAAAGTGACCAGGATAGCGATCGGCAAATCGACGTGAACTACAAGGGAGTTGTAAACACTGTAACTGGGGCAGTTGGCGCGCTGCAGAAGCGTGGAAAAGGCCAGATTGTGCTGATGTCATCGCTGGCAGGTATGCGCGCACTGCCGGACATGCCTTCCTATAGCGCAACCAAGGCGGCGGTCATTGCATACGGCCATGCGCTGCGCGGTTGGTTGAAGCCATTTGGTGTTGCTGTGACGATTATCTGTCCAGGATTTGTGACTTCACCGATGTCTGAGCGTCACAAAGGGGCGAAGCCATTTGAAATATCAGCCGAAAAGGCGGCTCGACATATGCGGCGTGCCATAAATCGACAACAAGCATTTTACGCTTTTCCCTTCATTCTGGCGATGGCAATCCGCTTGCAGAACCTGTTGCCGGCAAAGATCGGTGACTTATTCCTCGGCGGTTTTGAGGCTGATATTGAACAGGACCCAAGATATCTCAATAAAAAGGGCTCTTAG
- a CDS encoding capsule biosynthesis protein, whose amino-acid sequence MSGEANDPHCDTPLLVSERAILFLQGPLSPFYRQAGDILRQKGYRVHRLNFCAGDWLHWHGEGCTSYKSDERHWPEFIAEFLSKNQITDLVLHGDQRLYHRLAIEAALKTEVFVAVTELGALRPGWMTLERNGLSTLSHFPVNADEIREIAKRAGDVDLSPLYPSSFWLQTAPDVTYNLINVFLKVLYPNYQRHTIYPPVSEYLRGALRLISQGKRDRVVQRDVGTLKKSGKPFFLLPLQLEGDFQLRRHSPYDSFAEVIDVVFRSFAKNGPQDDCLVLKTHPLDVGFENWREASLSLAHQHGLSKRLLFLDGGRLSDLFDAARGVVTLNSTAGVEALQAGLPVKTLVPAHYDIEGLTHQGDLESFWQSPQKPDLELLGCYIRALAATTQIRGSIHNRKGTRIAAENLANHIADRTINPLGAFVDPPPRLTRARELGVPL is encoded by the coding sequence ATGTCTGGCGAGGCTAACGACCCTCACTGCGACACGCCTCTTTTGGTGTCCGAAAGAGCTATCCTTTTTCTACAAGGACCTTTGTCGCCATTCTACCGACAGGCAGGCGACATCTTAAGGCAAAAGGGGTACCGGGTTCATAGACTGAACTTTTGTGCGGGTGATTGGCTTCACTGGCACGGTGAGGGATGCACAAGCTATAAGAGCGACGAACGACATTGGCCGGAGTTCATCGCCGAGTTCTTAAGCAAAAACCAGATAACTGATCTTGTACTTCACGGTGATCAGCGCCTCTATCATCGACTTGCGATCGAAGCAGCATTGAAAACCGAAGTCTTCGTTGCCGTAACTGAGCTGGGAGCGCTACGCCCTGGTTGGATGACACTGGAACGGAACGGTCTTTCGACCTTAAGCCACTTTCCAGTAAACGCTGACGAGATTCGTGAAATTGCGAAGAGGGCAGGCGATGTGGATTTGAGCCCTCTTTATCCAAGTTCATTCTGGCTGCAGACTGCACCTGATGTGACTTACAACTTGATCAATGTCTTCCTGAAGGTTCTCTACCCGAACTACCAACGGCATACGATCTATCCGCCTGTATCAGAGTATTTGAGAGGTGCATTGCGCCTGATTTCACAAGGCAAACGTGACAGGGTTGTACAGCGTGATGTTGGCACCCTTAAAAAGTCGGGAAAACCATTTTTCTTGCTGCCCTTGCAGTTGGAAGGGGACTTTCAGCTTCGAAGGCACTCACCTTACGATAGCTTTGCTGAAGTTATTGATGTTGTTTTCAGGTCGTTTGCAAAGAATGGCCCTCAAGATGACTGTCTCGTTTTGAAAACCCACCCGCTCGATGTCGGATTTGAAAACTGGCGAGAAGCGAGTTTGTCGCTTGCTCATCAACATGGCCTGTCAAAAAGGCTATTATTCCTCGATGGCGGGCGTTTGTCCGATCTTTTCGACGCGGCGAGAGGCGTCGTGACATTAAATTCGACTGCCGGTGTGGAAGCTTTACAGGCAGGTCTACCGGTTAAAACGCTGGTGCCGGCACATTATGATATTGAGGGATTGACGCATCAGGGAGACCTAGAAAGTTTCTGGCAATCACCGCAGAAACCTGATCTGGAACTTTTGGGCTGTTACATCCGGGCACTCGCCGCAACAACACAAATTCGCGGATCGATACACAATCGCAAAGGAACGCGAATTGCAGCAGAAAATCTTGCCAATCATATCGCAGATAGAACAATAAATCCGCTAGGCGCATTTGTTGATCCTCCGCCGAGACTCACAAGAGCACGAGAGCTCGGAGTACCCTTGTGA